A portion of the Echeneis naucrates chromosome 5, fEcheNa1.1, whole genome shotgun sequence genome contains these proteins:
- the zmynd8 gene encoding protein kinase C-binding protein 1 isoform X10 has translation MHPQSVPEEEEKEIGEEMEISTRSKDTASTERVAQKRKMPSPSHSSNGHSSAETSPCPVKKKKKPGAVSSSKDQDGRNDFYCWLCHREGQVLCCELCPRVYHAKCLKLPAEPEGDWFCPECEKITVAECIETQSKAMMMLTIDQLSYLLKFALQKMKQPGTEPFQKPVSLEQHPDYAEYIFHPMDLCTLEKNIKKKMYGCTEAFLADAKWILHNCIIYNGGNHKLTATAKVIVKICEHEMNEIEVCPECYLSACQKRDNWFCEPCSNPHPLVWAKLKGFPFWPAKALRDKDGQVDARFFGQHDRAWVPLNNCYLMSKEIPFSVKKTKSIFNSAMQEMEVYVENMKKKFGVFNYAPFRTPYTPDNNFQMLLDPSNPSSTPVKSDKQEKIKLSFDMTASPKIPLARTMLSGPGVGGGSVGRRFPLSDMPRSPMSTNSSAHTGSDGEQETADKSQVKATISQYSAGEDSMDCTVSPAPPRPGPAGSSLDSPKPFHSQASGLSKQEKAPQTGSILNLNLDRSKAEMDLKELSETVQQKQGTTPVLTSPKRQIKSRFQLNLDKTIESCKAQLGIDEISVDVYKGVEHSDSEDSDKSETSDSEYASDDEQKTKDGQDAAPNDEAPKDPTKTKVKDQSSPRQDKEGKDDTLVPSESATADATSTALDTPSNEKINSDSEKESPEKTKASPASPAPRDKAHVKEEAKQPVPVEDSDSERELVIDLGEDQGGKDRKRSRKETATVKDMPSGKSEAVQQKDAPLSTSTSAVTLVSGSPASVAMMAASSLGAATSSSPVATDQYIPTASADVAADIAKYTNKIMDAIKGTMTEIYNDLSKSTSGNTIAEIRRLRIEIEKLQWLHQQELSEMKHNLELTMAEMRQSLEQERERLVTEVKKQMEMEKQQAVDETKKKQWCANCRKEAIFYCCWNTSYCDYPCQQAHWPEHMKSCTQSATAPQQEPEAESTADLPNKGLGQTSSGPNTLRDTPVSAPTDKDCDVEKSADSVAVTLS, from the exons GACGGCAGGAATGACTTCTACTGCTGGCTGTGCCACCGCGAGGGTCAGGTGCTCTGCTGTGAGCTCTGCCCCAGGGTGTACCACGCCAAGTGCCTCAAACTACCAGCCGAGCCTGAGGGCGACTGGTTCTGTCCGGAGTGTGAG AAAATAACAGTTGCCGAGTGCATAGAGACTCAGAGCAAAGCCATGATGATGCTAACTATAGACCAGCTGTCTTACCTCCTAAAATTTGCCCTTCAGAAGATGAAACAACCAGGT ACTGAACCTTTCCAGAAACCTGTCTCTCTTGAACAGCATCCAGATTATGCGgaatacatttttcatccaATGGATCTTTGCACACTTGAGAAG AATATTAAAAAGAAGATGTATGGCTGCACAGAGGCCTTCTTGGCAGATGCTAAATGGATTTTGCACAACTGTATTATATACAATGGAG GCAATCACAAACTGACAGCTACAGCTAAAGTGATTGTAAAAATTTGTGAACATGAG ATGAATGAAATTGAAGTTTGTCCTGAGTGTTATCTGTCTGCTTGCCAAAAGAGAGACAACTGGTTTTGTGAGCCTTGT AGTAACCCACACCCTCTAGTGTGGGCCAAGCTGAAAGGATTTCCATTTTGGCCAGCAAAAGCTCTGCGGGACAAAGACGGACAAGTGGACGCTCGCTTCTTTGGTCAACATGACAG GGCATGGGTTCCTTTAAACAACTGCTACCTCATGTCCAAAGAGATTCCATTTTCTGTGAAGAAGACCAAAAGCATCTTCAACAGTGCCATGCAAGAGATGGAGGTTTATGTGGAGAACATGAAGAAGAAGTTTGGAGTTTTCAACTATGCCCCTTTTAGGACACCCTACACTCCTGACAATAATTTTCAGATGCTGCTTGATCCCTCCAACCCCTCGTCCACTCCAGTCAAATCtgacaaacaggagaaaatCAAGCTAAGCTTTGACATGACAGCATCACCCAAGATTCCTTTGGCGAGGACCATGTTGTCTGGGCCTGGGGTGGGAGGGGGCAGTGTTGGCCGGCGCTTCCCACTCAGTGACATGCCTCGCTCCCCCATGAGCACCAACTCCTCTGCTCATACTGGTTCAGATGGGGAACAGGAGACAGCAGACAAGTCACAAGTTAAAGCCACAATCAGCCAATACAGTGCAGGAGAAGACTCCATGGACTGTACAG TATCACCTGCTCCTCCACGACCTGGTCCTGCAGGCAGTTCATTGGACAGCCCTAAACCATTCCACTCTCAAGCTTCTGGTCTTTCTAAGCAGGAGAAGGCACCACAAACAGGAAGCATTCTGAACCTAAATCTAG ATCGAAGCAAAGCAGAAATGGACCTGAAGGAGCTGAGTGAAACAGTTCAGCAGAAGCAAGGAACGACACCAGTCCTCACGTCCCCGAAAAGACAGATTAAGAGTCGTTTCCAGCTGAACCTGGACAAAACCATTGAGAGTTGCAAAGCACAGTTGG gTATTGATGAAATCTCTGTTGACGTATATAAAGGTGTTGAACACAGTGACTCAGAAGACTCTGATAAATCTGAGACGAGTGACAGTGAGTATGCCAGTGATGATGAGCAAAAGACCAAGGATGGCCAGGATGCAGCACCAAATGATGAAGCTCCGAAAGACCCTACTAAAACTAAGGTTAAAGACCAATCTTCCCCAAGGCAAGATAAGGAGGGCAAAGACGATACACTTGTCCCATCTGAGTCTGCAACAGCCGATGCCACTTCAACAGCATTAGACACCCCAtctaatgagaaaataaactcTGATTCAGAAAAAGAGAGCCCAGAGAAGACCAAAGCATCTCCAGCATCACCTGCTCCCAGAGACAAGGCTCATGTGAAAGAAGAAGCAAAGCAGCCTGTGCCAGTAGAAGACTCTGACTCTGAAAGGGAGCTAGTTATTGACCTTGGAGAAGATCAGGgaggcaaagacagaaagaggagcaggaaagaaacTGCCACTGTCAAAGACATGCCCTCTGGTAAATCTGAAG CTGTTCAACAAAAAGACGCTCCACTCAGCACATCTACATCCGCTGTCACCCTGGTATCTGGTAGTCCAGCTTCTGTTGCCATGATGGCAGCATCAAGTCTTGGCGCAGCTACCTCATCTTCACCAGTGGCAACAGACCAGTATATCCCCACTGCTTCTGCAGATGTGGCTGCAGACATCgccaaatacacaaataaa ATAATGGATGCAATCAAAGGTACAATGACTGAAATCTACAATGATCTTTCTAAGAGTACTTCAGGGAACACAATAGCTGAG ATAAGACGACTGAgaattgaaatagaaaaattacAATGGCTGCATCAGCAGGAGTTGTCAGAAATGAAGCACAATCTTG AGCTGACAATGGCAGAGATGAGGCAAAGTCTAgaacaggagagggagaggttgGTGACTGAGGTGAAGAAacagatggagatggagaagcAACAAGCAGTAgatgaaacaaagaagaagcagTGGTGTGCTAACTGCAGGAAAGAGGccatcttctactgctgctGGAACACTAGCTACTGTGATTACCCCTGTCAACAAGCTCACTGGCCAGAACACATGAAGTCCTGCACTCAGTCAG CTACAGCCCCACAGCAAGAACCTGAGGCTGAGTCGACAGCAGACCTCCCAAACAAAGGGTTAGGGCAGACTAGCAGTGGCCCAAACACTCTCAGAGACACGCCAGTCTCTGCACCAACAGACAAAGACTGTGACGTGGAGAAGAGTGCTGACAGTGTCGCTGTCACGTTGTCATAA
- the zmynd8 gene encoding protein kinase C-binding protein 1 isoform X9 — protein MHPQSVPEEEEKEIGEEMEISTRSKDTASTERVAQKRKMPSPSHSSNGHSSAETSPCPVKKKKKPGAVSSSKDQSELRHGPFYYVKQPALTTDPVDVVPQDGRNDFYCWLCHREGQVLCCELCPRVYHAKCLKLPAEPEGDWFCPECEKITVAECIETQSKAMMMLTIDQLSYLLKFALQKMKQPGTEPFQKPVSLEQHPDYAEYIFHPMDLCTLEKNIKKKMYGCTEAFLADAKWILHNCIIYNGGNHKLTATAKVIVKICEHEMNEIEVCPECYLSACQKRDNWFCEPCSNPHPLVWAKLKGFPFWPAKALRDKDGQVDARFFGQHDRAWVPLNNCYLMSKEIPFSVKKTKSIFNSAMQEMEVYVENMKKKFGVFNYAPFRTPYTPDNNFQMLLDPSNPSSTPVKSDKQEKIKLSFDMTASPKIPLARTMLSGPGVGGGSVGRRFPLSDMPRSPMSTNSSAHTGSDGEQETADKSQVKATISQYSAGEDSMDCTVSPAPPRPGPAGSSLDSPKPFHSQASGLSKQEKAPQTGSILNLNLDRSKAEMDLKELSETVQQKQGTTPVLTSPKRQIKSRFQLNLDKTIESCKAQLGIDEISVDVYKGVEHSDSEDSDKSETSDSEYASDDEQKTKDGQDAAPNDEAPKDPTKTKVKDQSSPRQDKEGKDDTLVPSESATADATSTALDTPSNEKINSDSEKESPEKTKASPASPAPRDKAHVKEEAKQPVPVEDSDSERELVIDLGEDQGGKDRKRSRKETATVKDMPSGKSEAVQQKDAPLSTSTSAVTLVSGSPASVAMMAASSLGAATSSSPVATDQYIPTASADVAADIAKYTNKIMDAIKGTMTEIYNDLSKSTSGNTIAEIRRLRIEIEKLQWLHQQELSEMKHNLELTMAEMRQSLEQERERLVTEVKKQMEMEKQQAVDETKKKQWCANCRKEAIFYCCWNTSYCDYPCQQAHWPEHMKSCTQSATAPQQEPEAESTADLPNKGLGQTSSGPNTLRDTPVSAPTDKDCDVEKSADSVAVTLS, from the exons TCAGAACTAAGACATGGTCCCTTTTACTATGTGAAGCAGCCAGCACTCACCACAGACCCTGTTGATGTTGTACCGCAGGACGGCAGGAATGACTTCTACTGCTGGCTGTGCCACCGCGAGGGTCAGGTGCTCTGCTGTGAGCTCTGCCCCAGGGTGTACCACGCCAAGTGCCTCAAACTACCAGCCGAGCCTGAGGGCGACTGGTTCTGTCCGGAGTGTGAG AAAATAACAGTTGCCGAGTGCATAGAGACTCAGAGCAAAGCCATGATGATGCTAACTATAGACCAGCTGTCTTACCTCCTAAAATTTGCCCTTCAGAAGATGAAACAACCAGGT ACTGAACCTTTCCAGAAACCTGTCTCTCTTGAACAGCATCCAGATTATGCGgaatacatttttcatccaATGGATCTTTGCACACTTGAGAAG AATATTAAAAAGAAGATGTATGGCTGCACAGAGGCCTTCTTGGCAGATGCTAAATGGATTTTGCACAACTGTATTATATACAATGGAG GCAATCACAAACTGACAGCTACAGCTAAAGTGATTGTAAAAATTTGTGAACATGAG ATGAATGAAATTGAAGTTTGTCCTGAGTGTTATCTGTCTGCTTGCCAAAAGAGAGACAACTGGTTTTGTGAGCCTTGT AGTAACCCACACCCTCTAGTGTGGGCCAAGCTGAAAGGATTTCCATTTTGGCCAGCAAAAGCTCTGCGGGACAAAGACGGACAAGTGGACGCTCGCTTCTTTGGTCAACATGACAG GGCATGGGTTCCTTTAAACAACTGCTACCTCATGTCCAAAGAGATTCCATTTTCTGTGAAGAAGACCAAAAGCATCTTCAACAGTGCCATGCAAGAGATGGAGGTTTATGTGGAGAACATGAAGAAGAAGTTTGGAGTTTTCAACTATGCCCCTTTTAGGACACCCTACACTCCTGACAATAATTTTCAGATGCTGCTTGATCCCTCCAACCCCTCGTCCACTCCAGTCAAATCtgacaaacaggagaaaatCAAGCTAAGCTTTGACATGACAGCATCACCCAAGATTCCTTTGGCGAGGACCATGTTGTCTGGGCCTGGGGTGGGAGGGGGCAGTGTTGGCCGGCGCTTCCCACTCAGTGACATGCCTCGCTCCCCCATGAGCACCAACTCCTCTGCTCATACTGGTTCAGATGGGGAACAGGAGACAGCAGACAAGTCACAAGTTAAAGCCACAATCAGCCAATACAGTGCAGGAGAAGACTCCATGGACTGTACAG TATCACCTGCTCCTCCACGACCTGGTCCTGCAGGCAGTTCATTGGACAGCCCTAAACCATTCCACTCTCAAGCTTCTGGTCTTTCTAAGCAGGAGAAGGCACCACAAACAGGAAGCATTCTGAACCTAAATCTAG ATCGAAGCAAAGCAGAAATGGACCTGAAGGAGCTGAGTGAAACAGTTCAGCAGAAGCAAGGAACGACACCAGTCCTCACGTCCCCGAAAAGACAGATTAAGAGTCGTTTCCAGCTGAACCTGGACAAAACCATTGAGAGTTGCAAAGCACAGTTGG gTATTGATGAAATCTCTGTTGACGTATATAAAGGTGTTGAACACAGTGACTCAGAAGACTCTGATAAATCTGAGACGAGTGACAGTGAGTATGCCAGTGATGATGAGCAAAAGACCAAGGATGGCCAGGATGCAGCACCAAATGATGAAGCTCCGAAAGACCCTACTAAAACTAAGGTTAAAGACCAATCTTCCCCAAGGCAAGATAAGGAGGGCAAAGACGATACACTTGTCCCATCTGAGTCTGCAACAGCCGATGCCACTTCAACAGCATTAGACACCCCAtctaatgagaaaataaactcTGATTCAGAAAAAGAGAGCCCAGAGAAGACCAAAGCATCTCCAGCATCACCTGCTCCCAGAGACAAGGCTCATGTGAAAGAAGAAGCAAAGCAGCCTGTGCCAGTAGAAGACTCTGACTCTGAAAGGGAGCTAGTTATTGACCTTGGAGAAGATCAGGgaggcaaagacagaaagaggagcaggaaagaaacTGCCACTGTCAAAGACATGCCCTCTGGTAAATCTGAAG CTGTTCAACAAAAAGACGCTCCACTCAGCACATCTACATCCGCTGTCACCCTGGTATCTGGTAGTCCAGCTTCTGTTGCCATGATGGCAGCATCAAGTCTTGGCGCAGCTACCTCATCTTCACCAGTGGCAACAGACCAGTATATCCCCACTGCTTCTGCAGATGTGGCTGCAGACATCgccaaatacacaaataaa ATAATGGATGCAATCAAAGGTACAATGACTGAAATCTACAATGATCTTTCTAAGAGTACTTCAGGGAACACAATAGCTGAG ATAAGACGACTGAgaattgaaatagaaaaattacAATGGCTGCATCAGCAGGAGTTGTCAGAAATGAAGCACAATCTTG AGCTGACAATGGCAGAGATGAGGCAAAGTCTAgaacaggagagggagaggttgGTGACTGAGGTGAAGAAacagatggagatggagaagcAACAAGCAGTAgatgaaacaaagaagaagcagTGGTGTGCTAACTGCAGGAAAGAGGccatcttctactgctgctGGAACACTAGCTACTGTGATTACCCCTGTCAACAAGCTCACTGGCCAGAACACATGAAGTCCTGCACTCAGTCAG CTACAGCCCCACAGCAAGAACCTGAGGCTGAGTCGACAGCAGACCTCCCAAACAAAGGGTTAGGGCAGACTAGCAGTGGCCCAAACACTCTCAGAGACACGCCAGTCTCTGCACCAACAGACAAAGACTGTGACGTGGAGAAGAGTGCTGACAGTGTCGCTGTCACGTTGTCATAA
- the zmynd8 gene encoding protein kinase C-binding protein 1 isoform X7 — protein MHPQSVPEEEEKEIGEEMEISTRSKDTASTERVAQKRKMPSPSHSSNGHSSAETSPCPVKKKKKPGAVSSSKDQDGRNDFYCWLCHREGQVLCCELCPRVYHAKCLKLPAEPEGDWFCPECEKITVAECIETQSKAMMMLTIDQLSYLLKFALQKMKQPGTEPFQKPVSLEQHPDYAEYIFHPMDLCTLEKNIKKKMYGCTEAFLADAKWILHNCIIYNGGNHKLTATAKVIVKICEHEMNEIEVCPECYLSACQKRDNWFCEPCSNPHPLVWAKLKGFPFWPAKALRDKDGQVDARFFGQHDRAWVPLNNCYLMSKEIPFSVKKTKSIFNSAMQEMEVYVENMKKKFGVFNYAPFRTPYTPDNNFQMLLDPSNPSSTPVKSDKQEKIKLSFDMTASPKIPLARTMLSGPGVGGGSVGRRFPLSDMPRSPMSTNSSAHTGSDGEQETADKSQVKATISQYSAGEDSMDCTVSPAPPRPGPAGSSLDSPKPFHSQASGLSKQEKAPQTGSILNLNLDRSKAEMDLKELSETVQQKQGTTPVLTSPKRQIKSRFQLNLDKTIESCKAQLGIDEISVDVYKGVEHSDSEDSDKSETSDSEYASDDEQKTKDGQDAAPNDEAPKDPTKTKVKDQSSPRQDKEGKDDTLVPSESATADATSTALDTPSNEKINSDSEKESPEKTKASPASPAPRDKAHVKEEAKQPVPVEDSDSERELVIDLGEDQGGKDRKRSRKETATVKDMPSGKSEGKALTPSTVPSENSAALSTPSSVSTQSSLAIPVNMVSFTTPSPATISLTTVSSATATPPSSSSSSLASTTPALKKQRPLLPRETVPVVQRAVVWNPTAKFQTSSQKWHMQKVQRQQQNQQPQSSQSTRYQTRQAVKAVQQKDAPLSTSTSAVTLVSGSPASVAMMAASSLGAATSSSPVATDQYIPTASADVAADIAKYTNKIMDAIKGTMTEIYNDLSKSTSGNTIAEIRRLRIEIEKLQWLHQQELSEMKHNLELTMAEMRQSLEQERERLVTEVKKQMEMEKQQAVDETKKKQWCANCRKEAIFYCCWNTSYCDYPCQQAHWPEHMKSCTQSATAPQQEPEAESTADLPNKGLGQTSSGPNTLRDTPVSAPTDKDCDVEKSADSVAVTLS, from the exons GACGGCAGGAATGACTTCTACTGCTGGCTGTGCCACCGCGAGGGTCAGGTGCTCTGCTGTGAGCTCTGCCCCAGGGTGTACCACGCCAAGTGCCTCAAACTACCAGCCGAGCCTGAGGGCGACTGGTTCTGTCCGGAGTGTGAG AAAATAACAGTTGCCGAGTGCATAGAGACTCAGAGCAAAGCCATGATGATGCTAACTATAGACCAGCTGTCTTACCTCCTAAAATTTGCCCTTCAGAAGATGAAACAACCAGGT ACTGAACCTTTCCAGAAACCTGTCTCTCTTGAACAGCATCCAGATTATGCGgaatacatttttcatccaATGGATCTTTGCACACTTGAGAAG AATATTAAAAAGAAGATGTATGGCTGCACAGAGGCCTTCTTGGCAGATGCTAAATGGATTTTGCACAACTGTATTATATACAATGGAG GCAATCACAAACTGACAGCTACAGCTAAAGTGATTGTAAAAATTTGTGAACATGAG ATGAATGAAATTGAAGTTTGTCCTGAGTGTTATCTGTCTGCTTGCCAAAAGAGAGACAACTGGTTTTGTGAGCCTTGT AGTAACCCACACCCTCTAGTGTGGGCCAAGCTGAAAGGATTTCCATTTTGGCCAGCAAAAGCTCTGCGGGACAAAGACGGACAAGTGGACGCTCGCTTCTTTGGTCAACATGACAG GGCATGGGTTCCTTTAAACAACTGCTACCTCATGTCCAAAGAGATTCCATTTTCTGTGAAGAAGACCAAAAGCATCTTCAACAGTGCCATGCAAGAGATGGAGGTTTATGTGGAGAACATGAAGAAGAAGTTTGGAGTTTTCAACTATGCCCCTTTTAGGACACCCTACACTCCTGACAATAATTTTCAGATGCTGCTTGATCCCTCCAACCCCTCGTCCACTCCAGTCAAATCtgacaaacaggagaaaatCAAGCTAAGCTTTGACATGACAGCATCACCCAAGATTCCTTTGGCGAGGACCATGTTGTCTGGGCCTGGGGTGGGAGGGGGCAGTGTTGGCCGGCGCTTCCCACTCAGTGACATGCCTCGCTCCCCCATGAGCACCAACTCCTCTGCTCATACTGGTTCAGATGGGGAACAGGAGACAGCAGACAAGTCACAAGTTAAAGCCACAATCAGCCAATACAGTGCAGGAGAAGACTCCATGGACTGTACAG TATCACCTGCTCCTCCACGACCTGGTCCTGCAGGCAGTTCATTGGACAGCCCTAAACCATTCCACTCTCAAGCTTCTGGTCTTTCTAAGCAGGAGAAGGCACCACAAACAGGAAGCATTCTGAACCTAAATCTAG ATCGAAGCAAAGCAGAAATGGACCTGAAGGAGCTGAGTGAAACAGTTCAGCAGAAGCAAGGAACGACACCAGTCCTCACGTCCCCGAAAAGACAGATTAAGAGTCGTTTCCAGCTGAACCTGGACAAAACCATTGAGAGTTGCAAAGCACAGTTGG gTATTGATGAAATCTCTGTTGACGTATATAAAGGTGTTGAACACAGTGACTCAGAAGACTCTGATAAATCTGAGACGAGTGACAGTGAGTATGCCAGTGATGATGAGCAAAAGACCAAGGATGGCCAGGATGCAGCACCAAATGATGAAGCTCCGAAAGACCCTACTAAAACTAAGGTTAAAGACCAATCTTCCCCAAGGCAAGATAAGGAGGGCAAAGACGATACACTTGTCCCATCTGAGTCTGCAACAGCCGATGCCACTTCAACAGCATTAGACACCCCAtctaatgagaaaataaactcTGATTCAGAAAAAGAGAGCCCAGAGAAGACCAAAGCATCTCCAGCATCACCTGCTCCCAGAGACAAGGCTCATGTGAAAGAAGAAGCAAAGCAGCCTGTGCCAGTAGAAGACTCTGACTCTGAAAGGGAGCTAGTTATTGACCTTGGAGAAGATCAGGgaggcaaagacagaaagaggagcaggaaagaaacTGCCACTGTCAAAGACATGCCCTCTGGTAAATCTGAAG GTAAAGCCCTGACCCCGTCCACGGTACCATCTGAAAACAGTGCAGCACTTTCCACACCCTCCAGCGTTTCCACACAGTCCTCATTGGCCATTCCTGTCAACATGGTCTCCTTCACAACTCCCTCTCCCGCAACCATAAGCCTTACAACTGTGTCCAGTGCTACAGCAACACCcccgtcttcctcctcctcctctttggccTCAACAACTCCAGCATTGAAGAAGCAGCGCCCCCTGCTGCCTAGAGAGACTGTGCCAGTGGTGCAAAGAGCTGTAGTGTGGAATCCTACTGCCAAGTTTCAGACTTCCTCACAGAAATGGCACATGCAGAAGGTGCAGCGTCAGCAACAGAACCAGCAACCT CAGTCTTCACAGAGCACTCGTTATCAGACCAGGCAGGCTGTCAAAG CTGTTCAACAAAAAGACGCTCCACTCAGCACATCTACATCCGCTGTCACCCTGGTATCTGGTAGTCCAGCTTCTGTTGCCATGATGGCAGCATCAAGTCTTGGCGCAGCTACCTCATCTTCACCAGTGGCAACAGACCAGTATATCCCCACTGCTTCTGCAGATGTGGCTGCAGACATCgccaaatacacaaataaa ATAATGGATGCAATCAAAGGTACAATGACTGAAATCTACAATGATCTTTCTAAGAGTACTTCAGGGAACACAATAGCTGAG ATAAGACGACTGAgaattgaaatagaaaaattacAATGGCTGCATCAGCAGGAGTTGTCAGAAATGAAGCACAATCTTG AGCTGACAATGGCAGAGATGAGGCAAAGTCTAgaacaggagagggagaggttgGTGACTGAGGTGAAGAAacagatggagatggagaagcAACAAGCAGTAgatgaaacaaagaagaagcagTGGTGTGCTAACTGCAGGAAAGAGGccatcttctactgctgctGGAACACTAGCTACTGTGATTACCCCTGTCAACAAGCTCACTGGCCAGAACACATGAAGTCCTGCACTCAGTCAG CTACAGCCCCACAGCAAGAACCTGAGGCTGAGTCGACAGCAGACCTCCCAAACAAAGGGTTAGGGCAGACTAGCAGTGGCCCAAACACTCTCAGAGACACGCCAGTCTCTGCACCAACAGACAAAGACTGTGACGTGGAGAAGAGTGCTGACAGTGTCGCTGTCACGTTGTCATAA